A genome region from Populus alba chromosome 5, ASM523922v2, whole genome shotgun sequence includes the following:
- the LOC118029941 gene encoding uncharacterized protein — protein sequence MGGFLHLFDFNQDNMARKILAPKRHVDGLEAPRNSLELQVESSQSCCAAGDALYSYEVEENWSQKNCYPIEASMKRLINEEISQQSSAKKNVPSIVARLMGVDMLPLETKSAVQTIDNKKAITETKISKKEKNERRSAAHLSSNSNSYRQMELDSLYDVKEQDVYRWSKGQKLGKPSPREHPQEEELQNFKKEFEAWQTARFKEYSKIVEHDSSPGQLLVPEKINKKKMALDVDTRIPASERHAEPKGLTSKARSHERSGLLHPRHKVELFPDEQEDFFPARNRTVSRNTEHSLINYGEKLDNSSAHTRIVILKPGPDRICDHDESWTSSSGTFEDRGSIEDFLEEVKERLKCELQGKTQRRSSVVRGSGIETPFSERPSDPKQIAQHIAKQVRDSVTRDLGMSLLRSESTRSYRSEIQFNEPGSPEFINRDTRRFLSERLRNVLRRETHLDDPIVISGISGSSLLENERARLKHVGDSLKAGNEPNYWEIMKDEQEMQTRSFRHGDENGAPHHKLSPRNLIRSLSAPVPGTSFGKLLLEDRHILTGAHIRRKHESHENVTLELKKRKKERFNIKEKVSNFRYSFSLRGKLFGKKIQSMMESHNAEQELVKDIMNGPTVIRNFGERNIMENSTEVPPSPASVCSSAQEEFWRATDYLSPASTPDMTMGEDDAMPQVFKEISSNLNELRRQLNQLGSVKPEETTIEHESNEFKLDDLEDKAEAYVRDLLIASGFYDGSSDKCLLRWDPFAKPISNSVFEDVEKSCKKFLPVDDGATATHHNETNAEHRMLFDLSNEALSTVLGPPVTMSRFRRKVIDWSMLPHLHGRKLLDSVWEIIRENLYPFNDKPFYSLDNMVNKYLESSPWSGLIDDEVNNFEGEIECLIMGDLIEEMLKDLCMD from the exons ATGGGAGGATTTTTGCACCTTTTTGACTTTAATCAAGACAACATGGCCAGGAAAATTCTTGCTCCTAAGCGACATGTTGATG GACTGGAAGCTCCCCGGAATAGCTTGGAGCTGCAAGTAGAATCTTCTCAGAGCTGCTGTGCTGCAGGAGATGCACTG TACTCTTATGAGGTCGAAGAAAACTGGTCTCAAAAGAATTGTTATCCAATTGAGGCTTCAATGAAGAGATTGATTAACGAGGAAATTTCCCAGCAATCAAGTGCAAAGAAAAATGTACCAAGCATTGTTGCCCGACTGATGGGGGTGGACATGTTGCCACTAGAAACGAAATCTGCAGTTCAGACGATTGATAACAAGAAAGCAATCACAGAAACCAAGATCTCGAAAAAGGAGAAGAATGAAAGAAGGTCAGCTGCTCATCTCTCTTCCAACTCAAATTCTTATAGGCAGATGGAACTCGATTCACTTTATGATGTTAAAGAGCAAGATGTTTATAGATGGAGTAAAGGCCAAAAGTTAGGGAAACCGAGCCCTCGAGAACATCCTCAAGAGGAGGaacttcaaaattttaaaaaggaatTTGAAGCATGGCAAACTGCTAGGTTTAAGGAATATTCTAAGATAGTTGAACATGACAGCAGTCCCGGTCAGTTACTTGTTccagaaaaaatcaacaagaaaaaaatggcaCTTGATGTAGATACCAGGATACCAGCAAGCGAGAGGCATGCAGAACCTAAGGGTCTTACATCAAAAGCAAGGTCACATGAAAGAAGTGGGTTACTACATCCTAGACATAAAGTGGAACTATTTCCAGATGAACAGGAGGATTTTTTTCCTGCAAGAAACAGAACTGTAAGTAGAAACACCGAGCACTCCTTGATAAATTATGGTGAGAAACTGGATAACTCTTCTGCTCACACACGGATAGTGATCTTGAAGCCTGGTCCTGATAGGATTTGTGACCACGATGAGTCCTGGACTAGCTCCTCAGGAACTTTTGAGGACAGAGGTAGCATTGAAGATTTCCTTGAGGAGGTCAAAGAACGGCTGAAATGTGAATTGCAAGGGAAAACTCAAAGAAGGAGTTCCGTGGTCAGAGGAAGTGGAATTGAAACCCCCTTTAGTGAAAGGCCATCAGATCCAAAACAAATTGCTCAGCATATAGCAAAGCAAGTCAGGGATAGTGTAACTCGGGACCTTGGGATGAGTTTGCTCAGATCAGAATCAACAAGATCGTATAGAAGTGAAATTCAGTTTAATGAGCCAGGTTCTCCTGAGTTCATCAACAGAGATACTAGAAGATTCTTGTCAGAGAGATTGAGGAATGTTCTAAGGAGAGAGACGCATCTAGATGATCCCATAGTTATCAGTGGCATTTCTGGATCATCTCTATTGGAAAATGAAAGGGCCAGACTAAAGCATGTGGGAGATTCATTGAAAGCTGGAAACGAGCCGAACTATTGGGAAATCATGAAAGATGAACAAGAAATGCAAACTAGATCATTCAGGCATGGGGATGAAAATGGAGCACCTCACCACAAATTATCTCCAAGGAACCTAATCAGGTCTTTGTCAGCTCCTGTGCCAGGAACATCTTTTGGGAAGCTTCTTCTTGAGGACCGACACATTTTAACCGGTGCCCATATCAGGAGGAAGCATGAATCCCATGAAAATGTGACCTTGGAGTTGAAGAAAcggaagaaagaaagatttaacataaaagaaaaggtttccAATTTCAGATACAGCTTCTCTCTTAGGGGTAAGCTGTTTGGCAAGAAGATCCAATCAATGATGGAATCACATAATGCTGAACAGGAGCTTGTAAAGGATATCATGAACGGGCCAACAGTTATTAGGAACTTTGGCGAGAGAAACATAATG GAAAACTCGACTGAGGTGCCTCCAAGCCCTGCATCTGTGTGTAGTAGTGCTCAAGAAGAGTTCTGGAGGGCAACAGATTACCTCAGCCCAGCATCAACACCTGATATGACTATGGGAGAAGATGATGCCATGCCACAAGTTTTTAAGGAGATCAGTTCTAATCTGAATG AGCTGCGACGGCAACTAAATCAACTCGGGTCCGTTAAACCTGAAGAGACAACAATTGAACATGAGAGCAACGAGTTCAAACTAGATGATCTAGAGGACAAAGCAGAAGCTTACGTAAGAGATTTGCTTATTGCTTCTGGTTTCTATGATGGATCATCTGATAAATGTTTATTGAGATGGGACCCATTTGCGAAGCCTATCAGCAATTCAGTGTTTGAAGACGTTGAAAAATCTTGTAAAAAATTCTTGCCCGTGGATGATGGAGCTACTGCAACGCATCACAATGAGACGAATGCAGAACACAGAATGTTATTTGATTTGTCGAATGAGGCGCTTTCAACTGTACTTGGACCACCCGTGACCATGTCTAGATTCAGAAGAAAGGTCATCGATTGGTCCATGCTGCCACATCTACACGGAAGGAAATTATTGGATTCTGTGTGGGAGATCATCCGTGAGAATTTATACCCTTTCAACGACAAACCCTTCTACTCTCTAGATAATATGGTGAACAAGTATTTAGAATCCAGTCCCTGGTCTGGCTTGATAGATGATGAGGTAAATAATTTCGAAGGAGAGATAGAATGTCTTATCATGGGAGATCTTATAGAGGAAATGCTGAAGGATTTATGCATGGATTAG